A region from the Arachis ipaensis cultivar K30076 chromosome B01, Araip1.1, whole genome shotgun sequence genome encodes:
- the LOC107618536 gene encoding uncharacterized protein LOC107618536 has product MYSTRPRSLLKKDVNALSKAPSSEGPNSGYLVLQDEEAQSYISHFPFPHSKNLTVSLTVSSGNGSITYYDKVMFIPVLNQPLSSNRYYVIWRKGKHQGEACTSSNEEDMRTCLCFNFVKDVKPRPLDPFNEYQQFEIIKKSSGFHAKSVAPDGFPPLFLRRKGWKVAASTPKNYKLEEALGLNQLLRDQLPAFDFPLSNDSSGSVVIGNWYCPFMFVKEGMELKDQMKRSVFYTLTLEQRWEKILSMKNSSVIGSKGNDVVLVDVVVETEFAMVGGKEADWGEGNGVDGVVWFSVGREVSVGLNLVIVERMKWEQERGGWLGRNKRQERIIREEKFGGAIKWENFGCYVLVESFVLKRMDGSCVLTYGFRHTNQIMCKWE; this is encoded by the exons ATGTATTCAACAAGGCCTCGTTCATTGTTAAAGAAAGACGTTAATGCCCTTTCTAAGGCACCTTCTTCAGAGGGTCCAAATTCAGGCTATCTTGTTCTCCAAGATGAAGAAGCACAAAGCTACATCAGCCATTTCCCTTTTCCTCATAGCAAGAATCTGACCGTCAGTTTGACTGTTAGTAGTGGAAATGGGTCCATAACGTATTACGACAAAGTTATGTTCATTCCAGTTCTTAATCAGCCCTTGTCTTCCAACCGCTACTATGTTATATGGAGGAAAGGAAAGCATCAAGG GGAGGCATGTACAAGTTCAAATGAAGAGGATATGAGAACTTGTTTATGCTTCAATTTTGTGAAAGATGTTAAACCAAGACCTTTGGACCCCTTTAACGAATATCAACAATTCGAGATAATCAAGAAGAGTTCTGGATTCCATGCAAAGTCTGTTGCTCCTGATGGGTTCCCTCCTTTATTCTTAAGGAGGAAAGGTTGGAAAGTTGCAGCTTCTACACCCAAGAATTACAAGTTGGAAGAAGCTCTTGGCCTCAATCAATTGTTGCGCGATCAATTACCGGCATTCGATTTCCCATTGTCTAATGATAGTTCTGGTTCTGTGGTTATTGGGAATTGGTACTGTCCATTTATGTTTGTGAAGGAAGGAATGGAACTCAAGGACCAAATGAAAAGATCTGTGTTTTACACATTGACGCTTGAGCAAAGATGGGAGAAGATTTTGTCAATGAAGAATAGTAGTGTTATTGGTAGTAAAGGTAATGATGTGGTGTTAGTGGATGTTGTTGTTGAAACAGAATTTGCTATGGTGGGTGGAAAGGAAGCTGATTGGGGTGAAGGAAATGGTGTTGATGGAGTGGTTTGGTTTAGTGTGGGAAGAGAGGTTagtgttggattgaatttggttaTTGTGGAGAGAATGAAATGGGAGCAAGAAAGAGGTGGTTGGTTGGGTAGGAATAAGAGGCAGGAGAGGATAATTAGAGAGGAGAAATTTGGAGGGGCAATTAAATGGGAAAATTTTGGGTGTTATGTGCTTGTGGAAAGCTTTGTTTTGAAGAGAATGGATGGAAGCTGTGTGTTAACTTATGGTTTCAGACACACTAATCAAATTATGTGTAAATGGGAGTGA